AATACTCCATTCATGCTCTAGTTCCTGTATTCTTCGCGCGATTTCCTGATCATTTTTCCCCGCATAAAAGTACAGATTGGATCGGGTTTTTTCGCGGATGCGTTCATTGATTTCATCATCAGCGGGATCCCCGGAATGTATAAAACTAGGCGGCAAAATGCTCACCAGATTCGCCCCCTTTTGTATTTTGTAAGTATGTTTTCCTGAGGGGGTTGGTACTATACTGCTAAAAACATGAAAATGAAATATTGATTTTATTTGGTAAGATGCATACTTTTAATTAGTTCAATCGTATGATACTATTATACCGTCCAAGAAATATCGCTTCATATTACGGGATAGGGGATAGTGCGGTGGGATTGAAACGGGAACTGATCATTCGGGATGCCGGGAAGAATGACCGGGATGCAATACAAGCAGTGACATTGGCGGCGTATCAGGAGTATGCCGAGATCATGCCGGCTGAAGCGTGGATTCGATATAGAGAAGGATTATTTCCGACACTTGATACAGATTTGCCGGTCGAACGAATTGTTGCCGAACAGGCCGGAGAAATTGTCGGCAGTGTACAACTTTACCCATCTGGATTGAACATCTACTCCTTTTTGGATCGCAGTCTCCCATATCCGGAAGTTCGCATATTGGCTGTGTCGCCATCCGTACGGGGACAGGGAATAGGGAAAGCGCTTATGAACGAATGCGTGCTGCGTTCCCGAAAGTTTGGAGGCATTGGCTTGCATACGTCTGATCATATGAAGACTGCCCAGGAATTGTACCTTCGTATGGGCTTCGTTCGTGCGCCTGAATTCGATTTCACTCCGGGTCAAGGTATGGTAGTAAAAGGGTATTTTCTTAGTCTGAGAGAACGGGAGGGAGATTTTTTTGAGTAATCCATTGAAAAAACAGCGAGACATCAGCCGTGTTTGGACCGTGGAGCCACAAAGGGAAAGCTCCATTCATACAGTAGCCATGGTGCTTGAACCGGGGCGCTTTGAGGAATATGATCCGTTTTTGATGCTGGCGGAAGACTGGTTTCAGCAAGGGACTTTTGATGTTCATCCACATCGCGGCATCGAAACAGTGACTTTTGTGATTGATGGAATACTGGAACACTATGACAATAATTCCGGGAAGGATCAATTGCTGCCGGGTGATGTGCAGTGGATGACTGCCGGACGGGGTGTCATTCATAAGGAGGATCCGGCAGAAGGCGAGACCGTGCATAGCTTGCAGCTATGGATCAATCTCCCTGGTGACAAGAAAATGACGGCGCCTCGCTATCAAAATCTGCGCAGCAAAGACATGCCGATGCGGCGTGAAGCAGGAGCGGTTGTTCGTGTTTTTTCCGGCTCATCGGCTGAAATCGTATCAAGCACATTGAATCATGTTCCCGTAACGATGGTGGAGATGATTCTGGAACCTGGTGCGACTGTAACACAAGATCTGCCTGGAAGTTATAACGGTTTTCTATATGTATTGGAAGGCAGTGGCACGTTCGGAGCCAATGCAATGGAAGGGAAGAAAAACCAGGTAGTATGGCTCGGTTCTGCCGATGATGCAAAGGAGAGTGAAGTGACCATTCGCGCCAACGAAAAACTGCGAGTATTGCTCTATGCCGGCGAACCTGTCAAAGAACGAGTCGTTCAATACGGACCCTTCGTGATGAATACGGAAGAAGAAATCCGACAAGCCATTGATGATTATCGCAACGGGAAATTTTCTTCATGAAAATTGTGTATGAGCCTTAAAATATAGTACGGAAATTGTATGGCGAAGTAAAAAGTCGGCCCGAATGGATCGACTTTTCTATTAAAATTCAAAACAGAGATAGCTCAATGTTCCCAAATCATAACTTCGATGGATCACTTTTGCTTTCGCTTGCGGCTCGCCGCTTCCCATTGCGATCAAGAGCGGAACGAAATGTTCGGCCCTCGGAACGGCGCGGCGTGCATGTGGAGCCAATTCCTCATAATGGAAAAGGGAACCCAAATCCCTGTTTTGTATCACATCAATCAGCCAGTCATCGAATTCTACCGCCCATGGTTCGGGAGTAGTCTGTCTCCATTTGATGATTCGCAAATTATGAACAGTGACTCCGCTGCCGATAACCAAAATATCTTCCTTTCCCAGTCCTTGGATCGCTGTTCCGATTTTATGTTGTTCAGATGCAGGAAGATACGGATTGACAGAGAGTTGAATCACAGGTATATAAACGTCTGGATACATCCGTGACAAAAGGGTCCACGAACCATGATCCAAACCTCGAGTGGAATTTTTTTTCACAGATATTCCTTGTTTCTCAAACATTTCTGCTAACTTGGAAGCGATCCGAGTGGATCCTTTTGCTGGATATTTGATGGCATACAGTTGATCCGGAAAGCCATAAAAGTCATAAATCGTTTCATATGCATCGTCCGTTGAGGATATGGTAAGGACTTCGCTTTCCCAATGAGCAGTAAAGATGACAATGGCTGTTGGCTTCAATCGTTTACCGAGATTTGCAAGAAAATCAACATATTCATTCGTTTCGATCGCAAGCATTGGGGAACCATGTGCCAGAAATAAAGACGGAACCATGTTTTCTCCTCCTTTATTATTTTAGTTACTTTATATAAGTTAGTATATAATTATAATAAATATATTTCAAGTAACTAAATTGTACATAATAACTTATTTATCTAAAACAAGTATTTTTGAGTTATAATACGTATTATAGAGAGGTGTTTACGATGGACTATTCAACATTGTGTCCGCGATTTGAGAGAGGGATACAAATAGTAAGCAAACGCTGGAATGTATTGATTATTTATCGACTGCTTTTTGGTCCTCAGCGATTTTGTGCGATTGAATCCGCACTTCCGATCAGCGGCAGACTTTTGTCGGAGAGACTGAAAGACTTGGAACATGAAGGAATTGTCAAGCGCGAGGTATTTCCGGAAACTCCTGTTCGGATTGAATATTCTTTAACTGATAAAGGGCTTGCCTTGGAACCAATCATTCGTGATATTGAAAAGTGGTCGCAAGCTTGGGTGAAGTTAGAAAGAGAATAGGAAGAGAAGAAAAAGCAATTTGCTGTGAAATCGTACAGCGATTAGGTTGTATATTATATACATTACATTAAAATATTCGTTATAATGAGAAAAAAAGGGCATAATGAAAAAACAGCGTATAAAGGAAATACGCTGAAATGAAATGGTAGTCTTTTTGTCATTTTGTATTTGGCCGCAATTTTGACGAAAGAAGTTGATGGAAATGATGAAATATGGGAAAGCGTTTGTAATTAAAATTCTTCGATTCGCTCTCAATTTATTTCTTTTTGTCGGAATCGTGTTTAACGAGCCATTTCGTGTAGCATTGACCCTGGTTCTGGTATTAGCTCCTGTGACTTTTTTACTGGGTGATATGTTGATTCTTCCTAAATTAGGTAATGTAGGCGCCGTTCTCTTGGATGCACCGCTTATATTCGGAGGAATACTGGCACTGCATGTAATGCTGGGCGTCCACTTGACGTATGGTCATTTCTTTCTCTTTTCCTTGATTACGGTTGCTCTTTGCATCGAGGAATTCATGTATCATAACTATATCGAAAGAAAAGTGTTTGGCAAGGATATTCCCTCACTTTCAGAAATGATCAACAATCTCTAAGCGGCATCATCAAAAGGATCGTTTTCATGCCTGGATGTATCCGTCAATTTTTATTTTTGTATGGGCCATTCTGCTCTCATATTAAATCGGACAATTTCTTATTATAATCTTCTATTATAAATTACTGTAATTCTTTAAATAATTCCCCAAAGGGTTCCCTCAATTACAAAAATTCGAATTTAAGTTACCTTACCACTTTTTGAACACGCACTTCTAAATAAATTCCCGGAAATATTTCACATACTTCCCCCAATTTCTTATACTCCAGGTTTTCTTTATCCAATAACTACATGCAACAATCTCGATGCTTGATGCTGCAAACAGATATCTTGCGATTGTCTCCATGTGAAGATATTGGTTTAACGCACAGTAAGTTACTGCATGCCTCAAGAATATCAGCAATCTAAATAAAGAAGGATATATACAGCCGAGAAAAAATTCGTCATATGCTTGGCTTGTTTAAGGATTCTCAGTCCGGAAAGGGATGATGAAAAGTGGCAAAAGTCTTGTATATTACAGCAAATCCTAAAACAGAGAATGAATCCTATAGCTTATCTGTTGGAAAAGCATTTTTAGACGCGTATCGTCAGGAAAATCCCAAAGATGAAATTATAAAACTGGATGTTTACAATACCAAAATCCCTTATATCGATACAGATGTGTTTAGCGGTTGGGGCAAACTTCAAAAAGGAACGGCATTTGAACAACTTTCTGCGGACGAAAAGGAAAAAGTGAGTGCTCTTAACACGTTAGTTGATCAATTTGTGGCAGCAGATAAGTATATATTTGTAACACCCATGTGGAACTTTAGTATTCCGCCGCTCATGAAAGCATATATTGATGCCATTTGTATCGCCGGAAAAACGTTCAAGTATACAGCCGAGGGTCCGATTGGTTTGTTGCCGAAAAAAAAGGCCGTGCATATTCAAGCGCGTGGCGGTATGTATTCAGAAGGTCCGGCAAAGGAAATGGAAATGGGAGATCGGTATATTCGGACCATTATGGGCTTCTTTGGTATCACCGATATGGAGTCTATCATTGTTGAAGGTATGGCAGCCATGCCGAATGAAGCGGAAAACATTAGGGCAAAAGCCATTGAACGGGCAAAAAAAGCAGCCAAGAATTTCGCTAAGGAACTTGTAACAGTTTAAGTTTTTGCCGATACAGTAATTTAACAATACAGTAATTTTATAAAAACAATAGGAAGTTAATTGAAGATAGTAAAGAATTTCCATGGATGTTAATGTTTTTTATGAAATGAATTAAAAAGCCGATTTTCCTTTTTCGTCGCAGGAAAATCGGCTTTTTTCTTGCTATGCAGTAGAGAATGAATGCAATTCAGCTTCGCACTCCTTGTGTCTTATTTAACCACTTTTTACACACACACTTAAAAACACTTTATTGACAAAATTAATTATATTATATAATATACTGATATAAAGTTAGCAACAAATAATTAAAAAGCAACGAACAG
Above is a window of Fodinisporobacter ferrooxydans DNA encoding:
- a CDS encoding GNAT family N-acetyltransferase, giving the protein MGLKRELIIRDAGKNDRDAIQAVTLAAYQEYAEIMPAEAWIRYREGLFPTLDTDLPVERIVAEQAGEIVGSVQLYPSGLNIYSFLDRSLPYPEVRILAVSPSVRGQGIGKALMNECVLRSRKFGGIGLHTSDHMKTAQELYLRMGFVRAPEFDFTPGQGMVVKGYFLSLREREGDFFE
- a CDS encoding pirin family protein, with the translated sequence MKKQRDISRVWTVEPQRESSIHTVAMVLEPGRFEEYDPFLMLAEDWFQQGTFDVHPHRGIETVTFVIDGILEHYDNNSGKDQLLPGDVQWMTAGRGVIHKEDPAEGETVHSLQLWINLPGDKKMTAPRYQNLRSKDMPMRREAGAVVRVFSGSSAEIVSSTLNHVPVTMVEMILEPGATVTQDLPGSYNGFLYVLEGSGTFGANAMEGKKNQVVWLGSADDAKESEVTIRANEKLRVLLYAGEPVKERVVQYGPFVMNTEEEIRQAIDDYRNGKFSS
- a CDS encoding DODA-type extradiol aromatic ring-opening family dioxygenase, which gives rise to MVPSLFLAHGSPMLAIETNEYVDFLANLGKRLKPTAIVIFTAHWESEVLTISSTDDAYETIYDFYGFPDQLYAIKYPAKGSTRIASKLAEMFEKQGISVKKNSTRGLDHGSWTLLSRMYPDVYIPVIQLSVNPYLPASEQHKIGTAIQGLGKEDILVIGSGVTVHNLRIIKWRQTTPEPWAVEFDDWLIDVIQNRDLGSLFHYEELAPHARRAVPRAEHFVPLLIAMGSGEPQAKAKVIHRSYDLGTLSYLCFEF
- a CDS encoding winged helix-turn-helix transcriptional regulator, which translates into the protein MDYSTLCPRFERGIQIVSKRWNVLIIYRLLFGPQRFCAIESALPISGRLLSERLKDLEHEGIVKREVFPETPVRIEYSLTDKGLALEPIIRDIEKWSQAWVKLERE
- a CDS encoding DUF2512 family protein; translation: MMKYGKAFVIKILRFALNLFLFVGIVFNEPFRVALTLVLVLAPVTFLLGDMLILPKLGNVGAVLLDAPLIFGGILALHVMLGVHLTYGHFFLFSLITVALCIEEFMYHNYIERKVFGKDIPSLSEMINNL
- a CDS encoding FMN-dependent NADH-azoreductase, whose protein sequence is MAKVLYITANPKTENESYSLSVGKAFLDAYRQENPKDEIIKLDVYNTKIPYIDTDVFSGWGKLQKGTAFEQLSADEKEKVSALNTLVDQFVAADKYIFVTPMWNFSIPPLMKAYIDAICIAGKTFKYTAEGPIGLLPKKKAVHIQARGGMYSEGPAKEMEMGDRYIRTIMGFFGITDMESIIVEGMAAMPNEAENIRAKAIERAKKAAKNFAKELVTV